Proteins co-encoded in one Flavobacteriaceae bacterium MAR_2009_75 genomic window:
- a CDS encoding adenosylmethionine-8-amino-7-oxononanoate aminotransferase, protein MDNVSEPNVKVSGSLSERDKKHIWHPLTQHKLNPSMLGIVKAKGALLYDETGKEYIDGIASWYTSVYGHCNDYILERVHAQMQQLDQVVFSGFTHEPAVRLSEELIKILPNNQEKLFFSDNGSTATEIGIKMALQYHFNRGEKRPIMLAFEEGFHGDTFGAMSVSSLSVYNGPFEDFFIEVERIPVPTSNNIQQILAQLEGRLQKNDIAGFIYEPLVQGAAAMKMHGANELDAILSLLKKYGVLTIADEVMTGFGKTGKHFASDHLPTKPDIICLSKALTAGLMPMAVTSCTQEVYDAFYSDEIAKGLFHGHTYTANPLACTAALAGVALLQSEAIQANIRRIMASHQQFDSIIKNHPKVANTRQCGIIYALDLDVKMERYGNLRDNLFRHFMDNGVFLRPLGNTIYISAPYVITDEQLQKIYDTITSALDNI, encoded by the coding sequence ATGGATAATGTATCTGAACCAAATGTGAAGGTGTCCGGCAGTCTTTCAGAACGAGATAAGAAACATATCTGGCACCCATTGACCCAACATAAGCTGAACCCGAGCATGTTGGGGATCGTCAAGGCCAAAGGAGCACTTCTGTATGACGAAACGGGTAAGGAATATATTGATGGGATCGCTTCATGGTACACTAGTGTATACGGGCACTGTAATGATTATATTCTTGAGCGTGTACACGCCCAGATGCAACAATTAGATCAGGTGGTGTTTAGTGGCTTTACGCATGAGCCTGCCGTGAGACTATCCGAAGAACTCATTAAAATTTTACCGAATAACCAAGAGAAGCTATTTTTCTCCGATAACGGTTCTACGGCCACCGAAATCGGCATTAAAATGGCCCTGCAGTACCATTTTAACCGTGGTGAAAAACGCCCCATAATGTTGGCTTTTGAAGAGGGTTTTCATGGGGATACCTTTGGTGCCATGTCGGTTTCAAGTCTTTCGGTGTATAATGGTCCGTTTGAAGATTTCTTTATAGAGGTAGAGCGTATACCCGTACCAACTTCGAACAATATTCAGCAGATTCTTGCCCAACTTGAAGGTCGTTTGCAAAAGAATGATATTGCAGGCTTCATTTACGAACCTTTGGTGCAAGGTGCGGCCGCTATGAAAATGCATGGCGCTAACGAACTTGACGCAATTCTAAGTCTCTTGAAAAAATATGGAGTGCTAACGATTGCCGATGAGGTAATGACAGGTTTTGGCAAAACTGGAAAACATTTTGCGTCTGATCATCTGCCTACGAAACCAGATATTATTTGCTTGTCAAAGGCGCTAACGGCCGGTCTTATGCCCATGGCGGTCACCAGCTGTACCCAAGAAGTCTACGATGCTTTTTACAGCGATGAAATAGCAAAAGGTCTTTTTCATGGCCATACGTACACTGCCAATCCGCTGGCTTGCACTGCGGCATTGGCTGGGGTTGCTTTGTTGCAATCAGAGGCTATTCAAGCGAATATACGTCGAATAATGGCTTCGCATCAACAGTTCGATTCCATTATTAAAAATCACCCTAAGGTTGCGAATACACGACAATGTGGTATTATCTATGCACTTGATTTAGATGTGAAAATGGAGCGCTATGGTAATTTGCGAGATAACCTGTTTCGGCATTTCATGGATAACGGAGTGTTTTTACGACCGTTGGGTAACACCATATATATCTCGGCCCCGTATGTAATCACCGACGAACAACTGCAGAAGATTTACGATACGATTACCAGTGCTTTAGACAATATTTAA
- a CDS encoding dethiobiotin synthetase, whose translation MTQFFVTGISTEVGKTIASAIIAEAMQADYWKPVQAGDLENTDSQKVKSLISNEETVIHKSSYELNEAMSPHAAAEIDGVFIDREQIIEPETDNHLVIEGCGGILVPFNDSDTVLDIIMPTYKVVVVSRNYLGSINHSLLTINWLMQKGYDVSVLFSGEANPQTENIIIHKTGASLIGRIDEEKSFDKATIKKYAELFRPVLQKL comes from the coding sequence ATGACACAATTTTTCGTAACAGGAATTTCTACGGAAGTAGGAAAAACAATAGCTTCTGCAATTATTGCCGAGGCTATGCAAGCAGATTATTGGAAACCCGTTCAAGCAGGCGACTTAGAAAACACCGATAGCCAAAAGGTAAAATCACTGATATCGAATGAGGAAACGGTAATTCATAAAAGCAGTTACGAATTAAATGAAGCGATGAGTCCGCATGCAGCCGCAGAAATTGATGGGGTCTTTATTGATCGTGAGCAAATTATTGAGCCTGAGACCGATAATCATTTGGTAATCGAGGGCTGTGGTGGAATTTTAGTGCCTTTTAACGACAGCGATACGGTGCTCGATATTATTATGCCCACCTATAAGGTCGTAGTGGTCTCCCGCAACTATTTGGGCAGTATTAATCATTCGCTATTGACTATAAACTGGCTCATGCAGAAGGGCTATGACGTTTCTGTACTGTTTAGCGGTGAAGCGAATCCGCAAACTGAAAATATTATTATTCACAAAACTGGTGCATCTTTAATCGGTAGAATCGATGAAGAGAAAAGTTTTGATAAAGCAACCATTAAAAAGTATGCTGAGCTTTTTAGGCCGGTACTTCAAAAGCTTTAA
- a CDS encoding 3-oxoacyl-(acyl-carrier-protein) synthase, which yields MKESISITGLSSISPLGILTDKIWEAYQNHEHRFSQKEFAGSCEWVAAIAEEDYKQIEKLRGSDPKYKNLDKTVLFALFAARNAVRQAAWKAEDNFGINIGSSRGATELFEKYHKDFLKNQRSSTLSSPTTTLGNISSWLAHDLQTQGPEISHSITCSTGLHAVLNGVAWLQSGMTDKFLVGGSEAPLTPFTISQMKALKVYSRRGLKRQEQLPDDYPCLALDLDKSENTMILGEAAAVACLEIGVRDSALAYITGVGYATEPLKHNISITTDAVCFQRSMQMALGATKSEDIDVVVMHAPGTIKGDLSEYKAIEKVFRGKLPMLTTNKWKVGHTFATSGMLSFELAVLMLQNQKFIDIPFKRTKEVKSDIKKVMVNAVGFGGNAVSVLIEKL from the coding sequence GTGAAAGAATCTATTTCCATTACCGGACTTTCCTCTATTTCCCCATTAGGAATTTTAACAGATAAAATTTGGGAAGCTTATCAAAACCACGAACACCGATTTTCTCAAAAAGAATTTGCAGGTAGTTGTGAATGGGTCGCTGCTATAGCTGAAGAAGATTATAAACAAATAGAGAAGCTTAGAGGTTCGGATCCGAAGTATAAAAATTTGGATAAGACCGTACTATTTGCACTTTTTGCGGCCAGAAATGCTGTACGGCAAGCGGCTTGGAAGGCAGAAGACAATTTTGGCATCAACATTGGTTCCTCTAGAGGTGCTACCGAGTTATTTGAAAAATACCATAAAGACTTTCTAAAGAATCAACGAAGCTCCACGCTGTCGTCACCGACGACAACTTTAGGCAATATCTCTTCATGGCTTGCCCATGACCTTCAGACCCAAGGCCCAGAAATTTCACATTCCATCACCTGCTCTACTGGGCTTCATGCCGTTTTAAACGGTGTGGCCTGGTTACAAAGTGGTATGACCGATAAATTTTTGGTAGGTGGTAGCGAGGCACCGCTAACGCCCTTTACCATTTCCCAAATGAAAGCCTTAAAGGTGTACTCTAGAAGAGGTTTGAAAAGACAAGAACAATTACCTGATGATTACCCTTGTTTGGCACTCGATTTAGATAAGAGCGAAAACACCATGATTTTGGGTGAAGCGGCTGCGGTTGCCTGTCTAGAGATTGGAGTTCGAGATAGTGCACTCGCATATATAACAGGGGTGGGCTATGCTACCGAGCCTTTAAAACATAATATTTCAATTACTACTGATGCGGTTTGTTTTCAAAGATCAATGCAGATGGCATTGGGTGCCACAAAATCAGAGGATATAGATGTGGTGGTCATGCATGCCCCGGGTACCATAAAAGGAGATTTATCTGAATACAAAGCGATCGAGAAAGTATTTAGAGGCAAATTGCCGATGTTGACCACTAACAAATGGAAGGTCGGGCACACCTTTGCTACATCGGGCATGCTAAGTTTTGAACTTGCGGTTTTAATGCTTCAGAATCAAAAATTTATTGATATCCCCTTTAAGAGAACCAAGGAGGTCAAATCGGATATTAAAAAAGTCATGGTAAACGCTGTAGGTTTCGGTGGGAATGCCGTGAGTGTTTTAATCGAAAAACTCTAA
- a CDS encoding putative signal transducing protein produces the protein MTGKFYTLASFEYPADVQIVKSKLESEGISVFLRDENTLNSDPIISNAIGGVKLQVYTEDKDQAMAIYDEIRAYAVDDYGKAIVCPNCKAKKSEVYYTRQGLLNKLFPFFEKRKYKCLNCGMITNQE, from the coding sequence ATGACAGGCAAGTTTTATACGTTGGCTTCTTTTGAATACCCGGCAGATGTACAAATTGTAAAAAGTAAATTGGAATCTGAAGGTATTTCGGTTTTTCTTCGTGATGAAAACACCTTGAATTCTGACCCCATTATCAGTAATGCCATAGGTGGTGTTAAGTTGCAAGTGTATACTGAAGATAAAGACCAGGCTATGGCCATTTATGACGAAATTAGAGCTTATGCTGTAGATGACTACGGAAAGGCTATCGTTTGCCCGAACTGCAAGGCCAAAAAATCAGAAGTTTACTATACACGACAGGGACTGTTAAATAAACTTTTTCCGTTTTTTGAGAAAAGAAAATACAAATGCCTAAATTGTGGCATGATCACAAATCAAGAGTAA
- a CDS encoding 8-amino-7-oxononanoate synthase: MVPFPDRLLQKLEQRKSKNSLRQLPDVEKELIDFSSNDYLGFADEGKIANTVEQILERFAAFKNGATGSRLITGNHVLYKQTEIDLARFHKSESALIFNSGYDANLGFFSAVPQRGDLVLFDEVVHASIRDGISLGNARAQKYRHNHLEDLEQKIRKFKESLLPGAEVYVVTESVFSMDGDSPDLMKMAAICKKHHCKLVVDEAHAIGVFGQAGEGQVQNLDLQKDVFARIITFGKAMGCHGAAVLGSNHLKEFLVNFARSFIYTTGLPPHSVANIQAAYHQLEKSKNLIRLQENIEFFKLKVENFRLGDWFIESDSAIQCLKVGQIDVAKRLSSEIIRNGYDVRAILSPTVPMGAERLRICIHSFNTKEQIEDLLYLLKRLLD, encoded by the coding sequence ATGGTACCTTTTCCGGATAGATTACTTCAAAAGTTAGAACAGAGAAAATCTAAAAATTCTTTAAGACAGCTGCCCGATGTAGAGAAAGAACTTATAGATTTTTCATCCAATGATTACTTGGGGTTTGCCGATGAAGGTAAAATAGCGAATACGGTTGAACAAATTCTTGAAAGGTTTGCAGCCTTTAAGAATGGGGCTACCGGTTCTAGGTTGATTACAGGTAATCATGTACTTTATAAGCAAACTGAAATAGATTTGGCCCGTTTTCATAAATCGGAGTCGGCCTTGATTTTCAACTCTGGTTATGATGCCAATTTGGGTTTTTTTTCTGCAGTTCCGCAGCGAGGAGATTTAGTATTGTTCGATGAGGTTGTGCATGCCAGTATTAGAGATGGTATTTCTTTGGGAAATGCCAGGGCTCAAAAATATCGTCATAACCATTTAGAAGACCTCGAACAAAAAATCAGAAAATTTAAAGAGAGCTTGTTGCCGGGTGCTGAAGTGTATGTGGTTACCGAGTCTGTTTTTTCTATGGATGGTGATTCTCCTGATTTAATGAAGATGGCCGCTATTTGCAAAAAACATCATTGTAAACTAGTGGTTGATGAGGCGCATGCCATTGGGGTGTTTGGCCAGGCCGGTGAAGGTCAGGTGCAAAATTTAGACCTTCAAAAAGATGTTTTCGCCCGTATCATAACTTTTGGAAAAGCCATGGGTTGCCATGGTGCCGCCGTTCTTGGGAGTAATCACCTAAAAGAATTTCTGGTAAATTTCGCCCGAAGTTTTATCTATACCACAGGGTTACCGCCGCATTCCGTGGCCAATATACAAGCCGCTTATCATCAGTTGGAAAAATCTAAGAACTTGATTCGACTTCAAGAAAATATTGAGTTTTTTAAGCTCAAAGTAGAAAATTTCAGGCTAGGCGACTGGTTTATAGAAAGTGATTCTGCCATTCAATGTTTAAAAGTTGGGCAAATAGATGTGGCAAAAAGACTTTCATCCGAAATAATACGAAACGGTTATGATGTGAGGGCGATTTTATCCCCAACGGTTCCTATGGGTGCAGAGCGACTCCGAATCTGTATTCACAGTTTCAACACCAAAGAACAAATTGAAGATTTGCTATATTTATTAAAAAGATTACTTGATTAA